TTATCGTGCTACTTCATGGATTCCTGGGACATATGAATGATCTTCTTGTGTACGGTTCTGAAGAATCCCTCTACGAGATGACCGCAAGGCTTTTCGCCGAAAAGGGGCTTGCATCGTTGAGGTTTGACTTCAGGGGCTCTGGAACCAGTGATGGCGAATGGAAGGACACTACCTTCACGAAACAGATATACGATGCGATATCTTCGATTGACTTTCTTTCGTCAGCGGAAGATATAGACAGCAGAAGAATCGGCGTAATCGGTCTCAGCCAGGGCGGTCTCGTCGCAGCCTGTCTCGCAGCCCGCGATTCAAGAGTCAAGAGTGTCGCCCTCTGGTCGGCAGTCGCAATACCCGTTCACACGTACTCGGCACTTCTCGGTAAGGATTCCGTTGATAGAGCTATCGAAGCAGATTCACTAGAGGAAATCACCGCAGAGATTTCCTGGGGTGGAAAAACTGTTCTCAGAAAGGAGTTCTTTGATGAACTGTTTCTGATAGATCCTATTGCCGAGATCGTTTCCTACGATGGGCCACTTCTGGTTGTCTCTGGATCGAAGGACAATCTTGTCTTTCCCCAACCAGAAGTCTCCAGACTTTTCATCACGTACCATAAAGGGGTTAACAGACTACTTGAACAGGACTCCGGTCATATTTTTGATCTTTTCGAAAGGCAGGATAAGGTGAGGGAGATCATTGAAGCTACTCTAGAATGGTTTAAAATAACTCTTTAGCAGTTAGGAGGTGCGTTGTGAAACTTAAAGGGAAAAGAGTAGTTGTCTTGGTTGAAAATGGATTTGAGGACCTCGAATTCTGGGTGCCCGTGATGCGTCTTCGAGAGGAAGGTGCAGAAGTAATCATAGCTGGCAAAGAAAAAGACAGGCAATTTAGCGGTAAGGGATGTCTTCAGGCAGTATCCGACTCAGACTTTGCGTCGATAGATGTTTCAGGATTAGATGGAATTCTTATACCCGGAGGGTGGGCTCCCGACAAACTGAGACGATATGAAGAAGTGAAAAATTTAGTGAAGAGCGCTCATGAAAAGAGAAAAGTCATTGGGATGATATGCCACGCAGGCCTTGTAGGAATATCCGCCGGAATTGTCAGAGGGTTCAGGTCCGTCGGAAGCGAAGGAATAAAAGATGACCTAATAAATGCGGGTGCAGTTTGGGTAGACGAGCCAGCATTAGTTGATGGCAATCTAGTTTGGGGAAGAGTGGTGAAGGACATCCCTGATTTCTGCAGGAAACTAGTCGAAGCTCTTGAAAAAGGACTCCGTTGACTGAGTCATCATAGTGACAACATAAGAAAGGGACCGCAACCAGACCTGTGGTTTTCTAGTACCTCAGAGTAGAACCGAATTCAAGCACTCTCTTCATTATTGGTTCCGCTACTGATCCTTGTGCTAATACTGCTCAGTGAAATTCTTCAAGTAATGCATTGAAATCCGACAGGATTCATAGTATTATGTAAATATCCCTCCCCCCTAGGGGAGGTAACCCAATGGAAGGGGTGATACGATGATGTTCTTTGGATTCCTGATAGTAATCTTTGCGGTAGTATTCTTTCTTAAGCCCGACATCTTGAAGAGTCGAATGACTGTCTACTCCTCATATGACAAAGAAATGAGAGTTCTCAGAGAAAGATTGGCTAATGGAGAGATCTCTATTGAGCAGTACGAGGAGCTGAAAAAGGCACTGTCTGAGGAGAAATGAGATGAGTTTTGAGAAGAATCATGTGAAAGAAGAATATATCGTTGAAGGCATGACCTGTGCAGCTTGCGTTAGAGCAGTTGAAAAGGCAGCTTCAAGAGTTGAAGGAGTCAAGAATCCAGTTGTGAATCTCTCAAGTGAACAGCTGACATTCGAAGTGTCTCACGAAATCGATAGAGATAAATTGTTCGAAGCTGTAAGGAGTGCGGGCTACAATCTCAAGAATATGCAGACTACGAGGAAAGCAGTAATAGAGATCGATGGCATGACATGTGCTGCTTGTGTTGCGACTGTTGAAAAGGCGATAGGTAGGCTCGATGGTATCAAGAGAGTGAGCGTGAGTCTCTCTTCGGATACCGCTTCCTTCGAATACGACCCCCATTTGCTAAGAATCGGCGAAGTGAAAAGAGTCATCGAGAAGGCAGGATATAAGGCCGGAAGCCTAGTAACGGAAAATCTTGTAACGAATCGCTTAAATAGAGAAGCTATGATAAAGTTATACAGAAGGAAGCTGATCTTCTCCGCAATCTTTGCTTTCCCTTTGTTGATAATCGCCATGGGTCATATGGTAGGACTGAATTTGCCAGGAATTATCGATCCTCATCTCAATCCATTCAATTTTGCCGTAATTCAGATGGCACTGGCGATTCCGATAGTCATTGCGGGAAGAGACTTCTATCTGAGAGGAATCCCGAATCTCTTTAGGGGCACTCCGAACATGGACACTCTTGTGGGCCTTGGCACCGGTGCCGCTTTCGCATATGGCGTC
This window of the Mesotoga sp. UBA6090 genome carries:
- a CDS encoding alpha/beta hydrolase gives rise to the protein MKKQSLPRALLIMLMISLSMSCFATSIDSYHIVTESEVHFSIEGERINGILTRPESSEGPVPIIVLLHGFLGHMNDLLVYGSEESLYEMTARLFAEKGLASLRFDFRGSGTSDGEWKDTTFTKQIYDAISSIDFLSSAEDIDSRRIGVIGLSQGGLVAACLAARDSRVKSVALWSAVAIPVHTYSALLGKDSVDRAIEADSLEEITAEISWGGKTVLRKEFFDELFLIDPIAEIVSYDGPLLVVSGSKDNLVFPQPEVSRLFITYHKGVNRLLEQDSGHIFDLFERQDKVREIIEATLEWFKITL
- a CDS encoding type 1 glutamine amidotransferase domain-containing protein encodes the protein MKLKGKRVVVLVENGFEDLEFWVPVMRLREEGAEVIIAGKEKDRQFSGKGCLQAVSDSDFASIDVSGLDGILIPGGWAPDKLRRYEEVKNLVKSAHEKRKVIGMICHAGLVGISAGIVRGFRSVGSEGIKDDLINAGAVWVDEPALVDGNLVWGRVVKDIPDFCRKLVEALEKGLR
- a CDS encoding SHOCT domain-containing protein, with the protein product MFFGFLIVIFAVVFFLKPDILKSRMTVYSSYDKEMRVLRERLANGEISIEQYEELKKALSEEK